One Miscanthus floridulus cultivar M001 chromosome 11, ASM1932011v1, whole genome shotgun sequence DNA window includes the following coding sequences:
- the LOC136493906 gene encoding uncharacterized protein isoform X2, whose translation MEYERIHQKAQPGALSPTKLRMKIMGAHNRVRVITSNSSSRTSPAKNIEASQAQNRLLVCDVLEEDSADGIKHPSADNKTEAVEKDSAVDSNKVQNTSKSSVPQPATGSSSMIHPVRPVEENSTECDSGLDNASTSSFEFHGVEKMATQNPAMGYLSRQTSISSKWNDAEKWIVNRQNVNQNITKGTAQNQTVNQMNSVAARGAIVPKISGRPVQKMKRVNPALSAPRSILERLSFASYQPKLVRHADICPVSNASANSECHKATDTGSSIEVKPCNDTNAIPTVHSVSVRDVGTEMTPIPSQEPSRTGTPLGSRTPTRSPNCSIPSTPVGGRSIASPGEDCTDDGPYFNRKGGTHANELSDTETRLKTRQEIAALGIQLGKMNIATWASKEELELVSAAPSIADLERMKKEYAARAASYEEAENTKHTARFKKEEVKIEAWESAQRAKIESEMRRIEEHAERMRSEAMAKMAEKLEMTRRIAEEKRASANAKMNQQAAIAVQKAEKIRQTGRVPGSSILCCSGCFCGP comes from the exons ATGGAGTACGAGAGGATTCATCAGAAAGCCCAG CCTGGTGCTCTTTCCCCAACAAAGCTAAGGATGAAGATTATGGGAGCCCACAATCGAGTTAGAGTCATCACCAGCAACTCATCATCGCGGACGTCACCTGCAAAAAACATCGAGGCTTCACAAGCACAGAACAGGCTATTAGTGTGTGATGTTCTTGAAGAAG ACAGTGCAGATGGCATCAAACACCCTTCGGCAGATAACAAAACTGAAGCCGTAGAAAAGGATTCAGCAGTGGACAGCAATAAAGTTCAGAACACTTCCAAGAGTTCGGTTCCTCAACCAGCAACAGGCAGCTCGAGCATGATACACCCAGTGAGACCGGTGGAAGAAAACAGTACAGAATGCGACAGTGGTCTTGACAATGCTAGCACTAGTAGCTTTGAGTTCCATGGAGTTGAGAAGATGGCGACGCAGAATCCAGCGATGGGGTATTTATCTAGACAGACCTCCATTTCCTCCAAGTGGAATGATGCAGAGAAATGGATCGTGAACCGGCAGAATGTTAACCAGAACATCACCAAGGGCACAGCGCAGAACCAGACAGTAAACCAGATGAACTCTGTTGCAGCCAGGGGCGCCATTGTGCCCAAAATTTCTGGTCGCCCTGTGCAGAAAATGAAGAGAGTGAACCCAGCTTTGTCTGCTCCGCGCAGCATATTAGAGAGGTTATCGTTTGCTTCGTATCAGCCTAAGTTGGTTAGGCATGCAGATATCTGTCCAGTTAGTAATGCTAGTGCTAACTCGGAGTGTCACAAGGCAACTGATACTGGTTCATCAATTGAAGTGAAACCCTGCAACGATACAAACG CTATCCCAACAGTTCATTCGGTGTCTGTGAGAGATGTGGGCACAGAAATGACCCCAATTCCTAGCCAGGAACCTTCAAGAACTGGAACTCCACTTGGGTCAAGGACACCAACTCGAAGCCCTAATTGTTCGATACCGTCAACACCTGTAGGAGGGAGGTCAATAGCATCTCCTGGAGAAGATTGCACAGATGATGGTCCATATTTCAACAGAAAAGGTGGCACACATGCAAATGAATTGTCAGATACTGAAACGAGGCTTAAAACAAGGCAAGAAATTGCTGCTCTTGGTATACAGCTAGGAAAGATGAACATTGCTACATGGGCCAGCAAAGAAGAGCTTGAACTAGTCTCTGCAGCACCAAGCATTGCTGATTTGGAGCGCATGAAGAAGGAATATGCTGCTCGTGCTGCATCATATGAGGAGGCAGAAAATACCAAACATACAGCAAG ATTCAAAAAAGAAGAGGTGAAGATTGAAGCTTGGGAGAGTGCTCAAAGAGCAAAAATTGAATCTGAAATGAGAAGAATAGAG GAACATGCTGAGAGAATGAGAAGTGAGGCCATGGCAAAGATGGCCGAAAAGCTAGAGATGACACGGCGCATTGCTGAAGAGAAACGGGCTTCAGCTAATGCCAAAATGAACCAGCAAGCAGCAATAGCAGTTCAGAAGGCTGAAAAGATTAGGCAAACAGGGCGAGTTCCAGGATCAAGTATCCTTTGCTGCAGTGGCTGCTTCTGTGGACCTTAG
- the LOC136493906 gene encoding uncharacterized protein isoform X1, with amino-acid sequence MEYERIHQKAQPGALSPTKLRMKIMGAHNRVRVITSNSSSRTSPAKNIEASQAQNRLLVCDVLEEVSDSADGIKHPSADNKTEAVEKDSAVDSNKVQNTSKSSVPQPATGSSSMIHPVRPVEENSTECDSGLDNASTSSFEFHGVEKMATQNPAMGYLSRQTSISSKWNDAEKWIVNRQNVNQNITKGTAQNQTVNQMNSVAARGAIVPKISGRPVQKMKRVNPALSAPRSILERLSFASYQPKLVRHADICPVSNASANSECHKATDTGSSIEVKPCNDTNAIPTVHSVSVRDVGTEMTPIPSQEPSRTGTPLGSRTPTRSPNCSIPSTPVGGRSIASPGEDCTDDGPYFNRKGGTHANELSDTETRLKTRQEIAALGIQLGKMNIATWASKEELELVSAAPSIADLERMKKEYAARAASYEEAENTKHTARFKKEEVKIEAWESAQRAKIESEMRRIEEHAERMRSEAMAKMAEKLEMTRRIAEEKRASANAKMNQQAAIAVQKAEKIRQTGRVPGSSILCCSGCFCGP; translated from the exons ATGGAGTACGAGAGGATTCATCAGAAAGCCCAG CCTGGTGCTCTTTCCCCAACAAAGCTAAGGATGAAGATTATGGGAGCCCACAATCGAGTTAGAGTCATCACCAGCAACTCATCATCGCGGACGTCACCTGCAAAAAACATCGAGGCTTCACAAGCACAGAACAGGCTATTAGTGTGTGATGTTCTTGAAGAAG TTTCAGACAGTGCAGATGGCATCAAACACCCTTCGGCAGATAACAAAACTGAAGCCGTAGAAAAGGATTCAGCAGTGGACAGCAATAAAGTTCAGAACACTTCCAAGAGTTCGGTTCCTCAACCAGCAACAGGCAGCTCGAGCATGATACACCCAGTGAGACCGGTGGAAGAAAACAGTACAGAATGCGACAGTGGTCTTGACAATGCTAGCACTAGTAGCTTTGAGTTCCATGGAGTTGAGAAGATGGCGACGCAGAATCCAGCGATGGGGTATTTATCTAGACAGACCTCCATTTCCTCCAAGTGGAATGATGCAGAGAAATGGATCGTGAACCGGCAGAATGTTAACCAGAACATCACCAAGGGCACAGCGCAGAACCAGACAGTAAACCAGATGAACTCTGTTGCAGCCAGGGGCGCCATTGTGCCCAAAATTTCTGGTCGCCCTGTGCAGAAAATGAAGAGAGTGAACCCAGCTTTGTCTGCTCCGCGCAGCATATTAGAGAGGTTATCGTTTGCTTCGTATCAGCCTAAGTTGGTTAGGCATGCAGATATCTGTCCAGTTAGTAATGCTAGTGCTAACTCGGAGTGTCACAAGGCAACTGATACTGGTTCATCAATTGAAGTGAAACCCTGCAACGATACAAACG CTATCCCAACAGTTCATTCGGTGTCTGTGAGAGATGTGGGCACAGAAATGACCCCAATTCCTAGCCAGGAACCTTCAAGAACTGGAACTCCACTTGGGTCAAGGACACCAACTCGAAGCCCTAATTGTTCGATACCGTCAACACCTGTAGGAGGGAGGTCAATAGCATCTCCTGGAGAAGATTGCACAGATGATGGTCCATATTTCAACAGAAAAGGTGGCACACATGCAAATGAATTGTCAGATACTGAAACGAGGCTTAAAACAAGGCAAGAAATTGCTGCTCTTGGTATACAGCTAGGAAAGATGAACATTGCTACATGGGCCAGCAAAGAAGAGCTTGAACTAGTCTCTGCAGCACCAAGCATTGCTGATTTGGAGCGCATGAAGAAGGAATATGCTGCTCGTGCTGCATCATATGAGGAGGCAGAAAATACCAAACATACAGCAAG ATTCAAAAAAGAAGAGGTGAAGATTGAAGCTTGGGAGAGTGCTCAAAGAGCAAAAATTGAATCTGAAATGAGAAGAATAGAG GAACATGCTGAGAGAATGAGAAGTGAGGCCATGGCAAAGATGGCCGAAAAGCTAGAGATGACACGGCGCATTGCTGAAGAGAAACGGGCTTCAGCTAATGCCAAAATGAACCAGCAAGCAGCAATAGCAGTTCAGAAGGCTGAAAAGATTAGGCAAACAGGGCGAGTTCCAGGATCAAGTATCCTTTGCTGCAGTGGCTGCTTCTGTGGACCTTAG